The Candidatus Zixiibacteriota bacterium DNA segment TGCCGAGTTGCCGCCGGAATATGCCATCCCCTTCTCGCTGCGCTACGAAGAGGAGTTGTCGATCAAGGAGATTGCGGAAGTGCTGGGGATTACCGAGGCCGCAACGAAGTCGCGGGTTTTACGTGCGCGGTTGTTCATGCGTAACCGGCTTGATGCCGTGCTGGGAGTGGAGGATCGTGACCAAAAAGTGCACTGATCTGATCCAGGGTCTCAACGACTACCTCGACGGCGAGATCGCCCCCGAACTCTGTGCGGAGATCGAAAAGCATCTGGGCGACTGCCATGATTGCCGCCTAATGGTTGACACGCTCAAGCTGACGGTCAAGCTGTGCCGCGAGTCGGGTCAGTGCGAGGAGTTGCCGCCGGAATTTGCCGCTAAACTCAATGATCTCTTGCGTCGCCGCTGGGAGCAGAAGTTCAAGAAGTAGCCGCGCCGGGCCGCGCGACCTTGCCCCGCGCCAGGGATGCGAACACGCCGGCACAACACAACGCCGCGAACACCGCAAACGCCACGCGCGCACACTGCAAGAACTGCGGCGCATTCTCCGAACTAAGCTGCGCCGAGCCGATGAACACCGACAACAGCATCGCCACGATCCCCATCGAAAACATCATCCCGATCTGGCGCATCGCGCTGACAACTGAGCTGGCCACGCCGTACATCCGCCGGTCGACCGCACTCATGATCGCATTCGTATTGGGCGACGAGAATAGCGCAAAACCGAATCCCAGCACGATCAGACTGGCCACGATGTAAGCCAGCGGTGTCGCCGCCGCCAGAAACGCCAGCATTGCCAGCCCCAGGGCGGTGATGCCCATCCCCCACGAAGCCAGCGTGCGCGGCTCGATCCGATCCGACAGCCGACCGGCGAGGGGCGAGAAGATTGTCATGACGATCGGCTGTGCGACCAACACAATCCCGGCTGCCTGCGGTGACAACAGGCGCACCTTCTGCAAGTAGAGACTCAGCAGAAACGTCACGGCGAAGGTGGCCGCGTAATTGATCAGCGCGGCCAGATTCGAGAAGGCGAAGATCGTGTTCTTGCGAAACAACATCATGTCCACCAGCGGATGCTTGAGGCGCGACTCGTAGCCGACAAAAGCCCCCAGCACCACCAATCCGCAGAGGACCATCATCCCCGCCACGGCGGAGGGAAGATTC contains these protein-coding regions:
- a CDS encoding zf-HC2 domain-containing protein — translated: MTKKCTDLIQGLNDYLDGEIAPELCAEIEKHLGDCHDCRLMVDTLKLTVKLCRESGQCEELPPEFAAKLNDLLRRRWEQKFKK
- a CDS encoding MFS transporter, with amino-acid sequence MASSSVLSTEHHTDSGRRRAAVFVATLSSFLGPFMGSSVNVALPAIGAEFSMGAVMLGWINTAFLLAAATFLIPFGRLGDLYGRKLIFILGVGLLALSSALLALAGSGGQLITIRIFQGISSAMVFATAMPLLIAVVPAQERGRAIGYTIAAVYLGLSTGPFFGGFITQYLGWRYIFGINVPLGLSLLVVAVMRLRKDAGEHGHAKFDYLGSLILAVGLLLTMYGFSNLPSAVAGMMVLCGLVVLGAFVGYESRLKHPLVDMMLFRKNTIFAFSNLAALINYAATFAVTFLLSLYLQKVRLLSPQAAGIVLVAQPIVMTIFSPLAGRLSDRIEPRTLASWGMGITALGLAMLAFLAAATPLAYIVASLIVLGFGFALFSSPNTNAIMSAVDRRMYGVASSVVSAMRQIGMMFSMGIVAMLLSVFIGSAQLSSENAPQFLQCARVAFAVFAALCCAGVFASLARGKVARPGAATS